One stretch of Miscanthus floridulus cultivar M001 chromosome 18, ASM1932011v1, whole genome shotgun sequence DNA includes these proteins:
- the LOC136519440 gene encoding uncharacterized protein translates to MAGPDPSDRQPAPDGARRLPWTTVVILVVLAGNFVLSVRRVRDNRGALAFIGLSHLNLLALFYATRRFQLSPPGSVAQGRARLAVWLLTTTLTAGFTWKLGTMLPLGFMILAWVMAAATVLGGFHLMFVHGRK, encoded by the coding sequence ATGGCGGGCCCTGATCCCTCCGACCGCCAGCCGGCGCCCGACGGCGCCCGCCGCCTCCCCTGGACCACCGTGGTGATCCTCGTCGTCCTCGCCGGCAACTTCGTGCTCTCCGTCCGCCGCGTCCGCGACAACCGTGGCGCGCTCGCCTTCATCGGCCTCTCCCACCTCAACCTGCTCGCCCTCTTCTACGCCACCCGCCGCTTCCAGCTCTCGCCGCCCGGGTCGGTGGCCCAGGGCCGGGCCAGGCTTGCCGTGTGGCTCCTCACCACGACGCTCACGGCCGGCTTCACCTGGAAGCTCGGCACGATGCTGCCCCTCGGCTTCATGATCCTGGCCTGGGTGATGGCCGCTGCCACAGTGCTCGGTGGTTTCCACCTCATGTTCGTCCATGGCCGCAAGTGA